A window of the Butyricimonas faecalis genome harbors these coding sequences:
- a CDS encoding peptidylprolyl isomerase, translating into MNKFIGVLLILVLAASCKKEMEPIVKITTEYGDIKIRLYDKTPKHRDNFLKLVDEKFYDGLLFHRVINHFMIQGGDPTSKNAGPDVMLGEGDVDYRIDAEFVPEYFHKKGVLAAAREGDDTNPERKSSGAQFYIVQGNVYSPEQLEATVKSINERRKMALYGRLKNQYKDEFARLQEANDSEALNELSEKLTRVCDSLFVNEEFVLTEAQKQAYTTVGGTPHLDGQYTVYGEVIEGLDVLDKIAAVKTNSFDRPVKDVVIEKIRR; encoded by the coding sequence ATGAATAAATTTATCGGAGTATTGTTGATTTTGGTTCTTGCCGCTTCGTGTAAGAAAGAAATGGAACCGATTGTGAAAATTACCACGGAGTACGGGGATATAAAGATTCGTTTGTATGATAAAACACCGAAGCATCGGGATAATTTTTTGAAGTTGGTGGATGAGAAATTTTATGACGGTTTGTTGTTCCACCGGGTGATTAATCATTTTATGATACAGGGGGGAGATCCGACGTCGAAGAATGCAGGGCCGGACGTGATGTTGGGCGAGGGTGACGTGGATTACCGGATAGACGCGGAGTTCGTGCCGGAGTATTTCCATAAGAAAGGGGTGCTTGCAGCTGCACGGGAAGGAGACGATACCAATCCGGAGCGTAAATCCAGTGGAGCGCAGTTTTATATTGTTCAAGGGAACGTGTATTCTCCGGAGCAGTTGGAGGCTACTGTAAAGAGTATCAATGAAAGACGTAAGATGGCGTTGTACGGGCGATTGAAGAATCAATACAAGGATGAGTTTGCCCGCTTGCAAGAGGCAAATGATTCGGAGGCTTTGAATGAGTTATCGGAGAAATTAACACGTGTGTGTGACAGTTTGTTCGTGAATGAAGAGTTCGTGCTGACGGAGGCGCAAAAACAGGCTTACACTACGGTGGGCGGAACTCCTCATTTGGACGGACAGTACACGGTGTACGGGGAGGTGATTGAAGGATTGGATGTACTGGATAAGATTGCCGCGGTGAAAACAAATTCTTTCGATAGACCGGTGAAAGATGTTGTGATTGAAAAGATTAGAAGGTAG
- the mutS gene encoding DNA mismatch repair protein MutS, whose protein sequence is MATKSEEQTPLMQQYYSAKAKFPDAILLYRMGDFYETFGEDAILTSKILGITLTKRSHGSPGDVELAGFPYHAIDTYLPKLVRAGQRVAICEQLEDPKKTKKLVKRGVIELVTPGVSYNENTIDNKNNVFLAAVYFTKTKAGLSLLDLSTGEFLTTEGSPATMDKILNSFQPKEVLYPKGSEARFNELFGTKYYTYPIEEWFFETESAADRLKKHFEVSSLKGFGIDKMDCGISAAGAILYYLDMTKHELVGHITSISRIDESTCVLLDRFTLRNLEILDTLHEGGSSLADIIDRTITPMGSRTLRRWLCMPLKKPADINERLDIVECFVHHETERLELEQILRTIGDLERLASKIAVGRISPREMVQLKIALQSIKPLKEQCLSTGNEVLAKWMQQLDDCETLSQRIEHEVKEDAPSMLNKGNVIAPGVNAELDELREISSHGKELLLKMQQREIENTGIPTLKISFNNVFGYYIEVTKTHVNKVPDTWIRKQTLVNAERYITPELKEYEEKILGAEDRIQELESDIYNTLLATAASYIKPIQLDARVISHIDALISFANIAITNDYHRPEINESFVIDIKGGRHPVIERQLPPGENYIDNDLYLDNDKQQIIIITGPNMAGKSALLRQTALIVIMAQAGCFVPAKSAKIGYVDKVFTRVGASDNISLGESTFMVEMNEAANILNNISDRSLVLFDELGRGTSTYDGISIAWAIVEFLHENSKNRAKTLFATHYHELNEMEHSYPKIKNFNVSVKEVNNKVVFLRKLVKGGSNHSFGIQVGKMAGLPQSVIKRSSEILKQLENDRNSSGAIQKNVAKIGNEREGIQLSFFQLEDPVLLQIRDEIAGLDINSLTPLEALNKLNEIKKITGI, encoded by the coding sequence ATGGCAACAAAGTCAGAAGAGCAAACACCGCTTATGCAACAATATTATTCGGCAAAAGCTAAATTCCCCGATGCAATTTTATTATATCGAATGGGTGACTTTTACGAAACTTTCGGTGAAGATGCCATTCTTACGTCCAAGATATTAGGCATCACGCTCACCAAACGTTCCCATGGCTCTCCGGGAGACGTGGAGCTTGCCGGTTTCCCCTATCACGCCATCGACACGTATCTGCCCAAATTGGTACGTGCGGGACAACGGGTAGCCATCTGTGAACAACTGGAAGACCCGAAAAAGACGAAAAAACTGGTAAAAAGAGGAGTCATTGAACTCGTTACCCCCGGGGTTTCCTATAATGAAAACACCATCGACAACAAAAACAACGTCTTTTTGGCTGCCGTGTATTTCACAAAAACCAAAGCCGGATTGTCCCTGTTGGACCTTTCCACGGGAGAATTCCTAACCACAGAAGGCAGTCCCGCCACGATGGATAAAATATTAAACAGCTTCCAACCCAAGGAGGTGCTTTACCCGAAAGGTTCGGAAGCCCGCTTCAACGAACTCTTCGGGACAAAATACTACACTTACCCGATCGAGGAATGGTTCTTTGAAACAGAATCCGCGGCAGATCGTCTCAAAAAGCATTTTGAAGTATCGTCGCTAAAGGGATTCGGTATTGATAAAATGGACTGCGGTATTTCCGCTGCAGGTGCAATATTGTACTACCTCGACATGACAAAGCACGAACTAGTGGGACACATCACCTCGATCTCCCGCATCGACGAATCAACCTGCGTCTTGCTGGATCGCTTCACGCTGCGTAATCTTGAAATCTTGGATACCCTGCACGAAGGAGGAAGCTCCTTGGCAGACATCATCGATCGAACCATCACCCCGATGGGCTCACGCACCTTGCGTCGTTGGCTGTGTATGCCCCTGAAAAAACCGGCAGACATAAACGAACGGTTGGACATCGTGGAATGTTTCGTGCATCACGAAACGGAACGTTTGGAACTGGAACAAATTCTCCGCACCATCGGAGATCTGGAACGCCTCGCCTCCAAAATCGCTGTCGGTCGTATCTCTCCAAGAGAAATGGTTCAACTAAAAATTGCATTGCAATCCATCAAACCGTTGAAAGAGCAATGCTTATCTACCGGAAACGAAGTCCTTGCTAAATGGATGCAACAACTGGATGATTGCGAAACATTGAGCCAAAGAATAGAACATGAAGTCAAGGAAGATGCCCCCTCAATGCTCAACAAGGGAAATGTCATCGCTCCCGGAGTCAACGCCGAACTGGATGAATTGCGAGAAATCTCTTCTCACGGAAAAGAACTTCTACTAAAAATGCAACAACGTGAGATAGAGAATACTGGAATACCAACATTAAAGATCAGCTTCAACAATGTTTTCGGCTACTACATTGAAGTGACCAAAACTCACGTGAACAAAGTTCCCGATACTTGGATACGCAAACAGACCCTTGTCAACGCCGAACGTTACATCACTCCAGAGCTAAAAGAATACGAAGAAAAGATTCTCGGGGCTGAAGACCGGATTCAAGAATTAGAAAGTGACATATACAACACCCTGCTGGCAACGGCAGCCTCCTACATCAAACCGATACAGTTGGATGCCCGCGTCATCTCTCACATCGATGCTCTCATCTCGTTCGCCAACATAGCGATCACCAATGACTATCATCGACCGGAAATCAACGAATCTTTCGTGATCGATATAAAAGGAGGACGCCACCCGGTCATTGAACGCCAGTTGCCTCCGGGAGAAAACTACATCGACAACGACCTCTACCTCGATAACGACAAACAACAAATCATCATTATCACAGGGCCCAACATGGCAGGTAAATCCGCTCTTTTACGCCAGACGGCACTCATCGTGATCATGGCCCAAGCCGGATGTTTTGTCCCTGCCAAATCAGCAAAGATCGGGTATGTTGACAAAGTTTTCACCCGCGTTGGAGCGTCCGACAACATCTCTTTGGGAGAATCCACCTTCATGGTAGAGATGAACGAGGCTGCCAACATCTTGAACAACATCTCCGATCGAAGTCTTGTACTATTCGATGAACTTGGACGAGGCACCTCCACGTATGACGGTATCTCCATTGCTTGGGCTATCGTCGAATTTTTACACGAAAACTCGAAAAACAGAGCGAAGACCCTCTTTGCCACCCATTACCACGAACTGAACGAAATGGAACATTCTTATCCGAAGATCAAGAATTTCAACGTATCGGTAAAAGAGGTGAACAACAAGGTTGTATTCCTCCGCAAACTGGTGAAAGGCGGCTCCAACCACTCGTTCGGTATACAGGTCGGTAAAATGGCTGGTCTGCCACAATCCGTCATCAAACGTTCATCCGAGATATTGAAGCAACTCGAAAACGACCGGAATTCAAGTGGAGCAATACAAAAAAACGTTGCTAAAATAGGAAACGAAAGGGAAGGCATTCAACTTAGTTTCTTCCAACTGGAAGATCCCGTGCTATTACAGATTCGGGATGAAATAGCCGGACTCGACATCAACAGCCTAACCCCTCTTGAAGCATTGAATAAATTGAACGAGATAAAAAAGATAACGGGAATTTAA